One Luteolibacter rhizosphaerae DNA segment encodes these proteins:
- a CDS encoding alpha/beta hydrolase family protein: MRVFLLLASLTLPLSAEPKTHNSPWNFPEVESREAWQARVKEIREQILVSCGLWPLPEKGPLNAVVFDKVERDGYSIEKVHLQPYPGFYLAGNLYRPLGKGAGPFPAVLNPHGHWDQGRLADEGNGSIPARCIGLARMGMIAFSYDMVGYNDTRFADGTEADGGHRKFGARAEDQLWGINSMGLQLWNSIRALDFLESLPDVDRKRLACTGESGGGTQTFMLAAVDGRLAAQVPVVMVSHSMQGGCICENAPGLRVDHSNMEIAAAAAPRPQLIIGATGDWTKATMEVEGPAVAGIYKLLGAEEKLNYQRFEAPHNYNQQSREAMYEWLGRHLLEHPEAVSFKEAPYQKEPDDVLRVFPGKLPDDALSMEEFIKARKQAQRNHWKQLVPRDQAALERFRTELFPAWRHTLQTDWTPADREKKSPPSAEWVAREQVEGTVLIKVTGDLAVDPDKLQIERRDGVTVMTFKGAAEDAVADEISNHFTTYNRTSLQKQVGALITVCQMLRELPAVDRVLLSGSGRGSLWAMLAAPAADGLAVDCSALDFSLDENFLGPGTFAPGLRRIGTYKGAAMLAAPNPLLLHHTGGKFACFDIGAAYRAADAEDRLELAEAPLAEAEILRWAAQK, from the coding sequence GTGCGTGTGTTTCTTTTGCTCGCTTCTCTGACGCTGCCCCTGTCGGCGGAACCCAAGACCCACAACTCGCCGTGGAACTTCCCGGAAGTCGAATCACGCGAGGCATGGCAGGCGCGGGTGAAGGAGATCCGGGAGCAGATCCTCGTGAGCTGCGGGCTTTGGCCGCTGCCGGAGAAGGGGCCCTTGAATGCGGTGGTCTTCGACAAGGTGGAGCGCGATGGCTACTCGATCGAGAAGGTCCACCTGCAGCCCTATCCCGGCTTTTACTTGGCGGGAAATCTTTACCGGCCTTTGGGCAAGGGCGCAGGACCCTTTCCCGCGGTGCTGAATCCTCATGGTCATTGGGACCAAGGCCGCTTGGCGGATGAAGGGAACGGAAGTATCCCGGCGCGCTGCATCGGTCTCGCGCGGATGGGCATGATTGCCTTCTCGTACGACATGGTCGGCTACAACGACACGCGCTTCGCCGATGGAACCGAAGCCGACGGCGGCCACCGCAAATTCGGGGCGCGTGCGGAGGACCAGCTCTGGGGTATCAATTCGATGGGCTTGCAGCTCTGGAACAGCATCCGCGCCTTGGACTTTCTGGAGAGCCTGCCGGATGTCGACCGGAAGCGCCTCGCCTGCACCGGTGAATCCGGGGGCGGCACGCAGACTTTCATGCTCGCCGCGGTGGATGGCAGGCTCGCCGCGCAGGTGCCCGTGGTGATGGTGAGCCATAGCATGCAGGGCGGCTGCATCTGCGAGAACGCTCCGGGCCTGCGGGTGGATCACTCGAACATGGAGATCGCAGCGGCAGCAGCACCCAGGCCGCAGTTGATCATCGGTGCCACCGGCGATTGGACCAAGGCGACCATGGAGGTGGAAGGCCCGGCGGTAGCGGGTATCTACAAGCTTCTCGGCGCGGAGGAGAAGCTGAACTACCAGCGCTTCGAGGCCCCGCATAACTACAACCAGCAAAGCCGCGAAGCCATGTACGAGTGGCTGGGCCGGCACTTGCTGGAGCATCCGGAGGCAGTTTCGTTCAAGGAGGCGCCTTACCAGAAAGAGCCGGATGATGTCCTACGCGTCTTCCCGGGCAAGCTGCCGGACGATGCGCTGAGCATGGAAGAGTTCATCAAGGCGCGGAAGCAGGCCCAGCGCAATCACTGGAAGCAGTTGGTGCCGCGGGATCAAGCGGCTCTCGAGCGTTTCAGGACGGAGCTTTTCCCGGCGTGGCGTCACACCTTGCAGACCGATTGGACACCGGCGGATCGTGAGAAGAAGTCTCCCCCATCGGCCGAGTGGGTGGCGCGGGAGCAGGTCGAGGGAACAGTCTTGATCAAGGTCACGGGAGACTTGGCAGTGGATCCGGACAAGCTGCAGATCGAGCGCCGCGACGGTGTCACGGTCATGACCTTCAAAGGGGCTGCGGAAGATGCCGTGGCGGACGAGATCTCGAACCACTTCACCACTTACAACCGGACCTCGCTGCAGAAGCAGGTGGGGGCTTTGATCACCGTGTGCCAGATGCTGCGTGAGCTGCCGGCGGTGGATCGCGTGCTGCTTTCGGGAAGCGGGAGGGGCAGTCTATGGGCCATGCTGGCGGCGCCGGCTGCAGATGGATTGGCCGTGGATTGCTCGGCTTTGGATTTCTCTTTGGACGAGAACTTCCTCGGACCGGGCACCTTTGCACCGGGCCTCCGTCGCATCGGCACCTACAAGGGAGCCGCGATGCTGGCCGCGCCGAATCCGCTGCTTCTGCACCATACGGGGGGCAAATTCGCGTGCTTCGATATCGGTGCAGCCTATCGCGCCGCGGATGCCGAGGATCGCCTAGAGCTGGCAGAAGCGCCGCTCGCGGAAGCCGAGATCCTGCGCTGGGCGGCGCAGAAATAG
- a CDS encoding globin yields the protein MEQIVARELGAEGIARMVAGFYRRVKTDDLIGPLYPDDDWEGAEQRLREFLQFRFLGDESYIANRGHPRLRMRHFPFVIKEAHRNRWIELMEAAMDETNITGEARAVISPFFAQVAEAMRNH from the coding sequence ATGGAACAAATCGTCGCCCGCGAGTTGGGCGCGGAGGGCATCGCCCGGATGGTCGCGGGCTTCTACCGCCGCGTGAAGACCGACGATCTGATCGGCCCGCTTTATCCGGACGACGATTGGGAGGGCGCGGAGCAGCGCCTGCGCGAGTTCCTGCAGTTCCGCTTCCTCGGCGATGAATCCTACATCGCGAACCGTGGCCACCCGCGCCTGCGGATGCGGCACTTTCCCTTCGTGATCAAGGAAGCCCACCGCAACCGCTGGATCGAACTGATGGAAGCGGCGATGGACGAAACGAACATCACCGGCGAGGCCCGCGCGGTGATCTCGCCCTTCTTCGCGCAAGTCGCCGAGGCGATGCGAAACCACTGA
- a CDS encoding protein kinase domain-containing protein, whose translation MSLDNFEAPTLEAMAALLPAYEFEAFIAKGGMGAVYKAQQRRLDRDVAIKILPRELGEDAAFVASFETEAKAMAKLNHPNLIGVYDYGEVDGMPYIVMEYVNGKSLFYSAQNLKVDPGQAVGIVKGICDGLAHAHENGVIHRDIKPANILLTPRAVPKIGDFGLARPVDSDGAGLVMGTPGYVAPEVLHHPEQADRRSDLFALGVVLYELLIGRCPPYEGIIPPSKLAGCDTTLDRICEKAMNPVADLRYQTAEEMSADLEAWLRRPFSPLGQPLPAALPQQAPGGPRRNVPATSDYLSSPAPRRTATRASSSSAGAVKGLVMLAIAIVIGAVVWSKVNAIKKANADIKRAVSEVEKAFTPSEDRVIPAERDTKRSTSADPAKREDKPEKKKPAPIVREESPLKALSRLQRRLVSGERGEMPYGSVALGDTHFMVVPAPMSWGAASTFAAEHGAHLFVAKTEEDLGKLQLLMPAAEGGAEAGLWIGAGSSGEDLWSWVDGTPWQETLKPEGEGPYVILDSKGGLQAREPGDRYPFAIQWRADGTNPAALEEVLKRTGESISAGVPVYPPGTLQHSGGRIYIASVPGSYTVASGLAESAGGRLMSLPTEEASLWLNEHLPGDSDDGFWLGGTRDEEAWSWASGEDWGYTRWTDDTQDGQPGGRLKLMPGAGWVNVYPAARSSGFVIQWPSKPVKAKPSAAPVIVDMKLPPDLADLETKAKDLLANLGKDRDKELAANAKTFHWDLDTWLNDLSKNEVSAWKRDVNLLKQSVRNNRVPAKIPGDGSFRMSDQMRKVVSYCADKQAAIDASFNAKAARIRDSYVTRVKAAAETATPELKPTLERRITVAGDLEKWVATLGVQGEKASALASGGGGLKVLVGVWVWQAKDLFTFRDDGTLTRRNGGNPGTWKLKSSDDSGSHFDLTWDEDWTIEATVAPDGQTLEGKNPTGEVVRGLKIPPATVAGGEDKFIGAWAFDNGQAIYIFNADGTAATLRDQGTWKLESDGDGQRTYAIKWVNWATVDRLIMGEDTNKLAGENTEGGKLSGKRLLPE comes from the coding sequence ATGAGTTTGGATAACTTCGAAGCACCCACCCTGGAAGCCATGGCAGCCCTGCTGCCGGCTTATGAATTTGAGGCCTTCATCGCGAAGGGCGGGATGGGTGCCGTGTACAAGGCGCAGCAGCGCCGTCTGGATCGGGATGTGGCGATCAAGATCCTGCCGCGGGAGCTCGGGGAGGATGCCGCCTTCGTGGCCTCCTTCGAGACGGAGGCGAAGGCGATGGCCAAGCTCAACCACCCGAACCTCATCGGCGTGTACGACTATGGCGAGGTGGACGGCATGCCGTACATCGTCATGGAGTACGTGAACGGCAAATCGCTGTTCTACTCCGCGCAGAATCTGAAGGTGGATCCCGGCCAAGCCGTGGGAATCGTGAAGGGCATCTGTGATGGTCTCGCCCACGCGCACGAGAACGGGGTGATCCACCGCGACATCAAGCCAGCCAACATCCTGCTCACGCCACGCGCGGTGCCGAAGATCGGCGACTTCGGGCTGGCACGGCCGGTGGATTCGGACGGTGCGGGCCTGGTGATGGGCACGCCGGGCTACGTGGCGCCGGAGGTGCTGCACCACCCGGAGCAAGCGGACCGCCGCTCGGATCTCTTTGCACTCGGCGTGGTGCTCTATGAACTGCTGATCGGGCGCTGCCCGCCGTACGAGGGGATCATCCCGCCCTCGAAGCTGGCCGGCTGCGACACCACGCTGGACCGCATTTGCGAAAAGGCGATGAACCCGGTGGCGGACCTGCGCTACCAGACGGCGGAGGAGATGTCCGCGGATCTGGAGGCGTGGCTGCGCCGGCCCTTCTCACCGCTCGGCCAGCCGCTTCCCGCCGCTCTGCCGCAGCAGGCTCCGGGGGGGCCACGGCGGAATGTTCCGGCCACCTCGGATTATCTGTCCTCACCCGCGCCCCGCCGCACGGCGACCCGCGCTTCCTCGTCCTCGGCCGGAGCGGTCAAGGGTTTGGTCATGCTGGCGATCGCGATCGTCATCGGTGCGGTGGTGTGGTCGAAGGTGAATGCCATCAAGAAGGCGAATGCCGATATCAAGCGGGCGGTGTCGGAGGTCGAGAAGGCCTTCACCCCGAGCGAGGATCGCGTGATCCCGGCCGAGCGGGATACGAAGCGTTCGACCTCCGCCGATCCGGCGAAGCGGGAGGACAAGCCGGAGAAGAAGAAACCCGCGCCAATCGTGCGGGAGGAATCCCCGCTCAAGGCGCTCTCGCGTTTGCAGCGGAGACTGGTTTCCGGTGAGCGGGGCGAGATGCCCTATGGCAGCGTCGCTCTTGGGGACACCCACTTCATGGTGGTGCCGGCACCGATGAGCTGGGGCGCGGCATCCACCTTTGCCGCAGAGCATGGCGCGCACCTCTTCGTCGCGAAGACGGAGGAAGATCTGGGCAAGCTGCAGCTGCTGATGCCCGCGGCGGAGGGCGGAGCAGAGGCCGGTCTGTGGATCGGAGCGGGCAGCTCCGGTGAGGACCTTTGGTCCTGGGTGGATGGCACGCCGTGGCAGGAGACGCTCAAGCCGGAAGGTGAAGGTCCCTACGTGATCCTCGATAGCAAGGGCGGCCTGCAGGCCCGCGAGCCCGGGGACCGTTATCCCTTCGCGATCCAGTGGCGTGCTGACGGGACGAACCCCGCGGCGCTTGAGGAAGTATTGAAGCGCACCGGTGAATCGATCTCCGCAGGAGTGCCCGTTTATCCTCCCGGCACCTTGCAGCACTCGGGCGGGCGGATCTACATCGCCAGCGTACCGGGGAGCTACACCGTGGCCAGCGGCTTGGCGGAGAGCGCCGGCGGGAGGCTGATGTCCTTGCCCACGGAAGAGGCAAGTCTCTGGCTCAACGAGCATCTCCCGGGCGATTCCGATGACGGCTTCTGGCTCGGCGGCACGCGCGACGAGGAAGCTTGGTCCTGGGCCAGCGGCGAGGATTGGGGGTACACCCGTTGGACGGACGACACCCAGGACGGCCAGCCGGGCGGCCGGCTGAAGCTCATGCCGGGTGCGGGATGGGTGAATGTCTACCCCGCCGCGCGCAGTTCCGGCTTCGTCATCCAGTGGCCCTCCAAGCCGGTGAAGGCGAAGCCCTCGGCTGCGCCGGTGATCGTGGACATGAAGCTGCCGCCGGACCTGGCCGATCTTGAAACGAAGGCGAAGGATCTCCTGGCGAACTTGGGCAAGGATCGGGACAAGGAGCTGGCGGCGAATGCCAAGACCTTCCACTGGGATCTCGATACCTGGCTGAACGACCTGAGCAAGAACGAGGTCTCGGCATGGAAGCGTGACGTGAACTTGCTGAAGCAATCGGTGCGGAACAACCGGGTGCCGGCGAAAATACCGGGCGACGGTAGCTTCCGCATGTCCGACCAGATGCGGAAGGTGGTGAGCTACTGCGCGGACAAGCAGGCGGCGATCGATGCCTCTTTCAATGCGAAGGCCGCGCGGATCCGGGATTCCTATGTCACGCGCGTGAAGGCAGCGGCGGAGACCGCCACGCCGGAGTTGAAGCCGACCTTGGAACGCCGCATCACCGTGGCGGGGGATCTGGAGAAGTGGGTGGCGACCCTCGGCGTGCAGGGGGAAAAAGCCTCGGCGCTTGCCTCCGGCGGCGGTGGTCTGAAGGTGCTGGTGGGAGTGTGGGTGTGGCAGGCCAAGGATCTCTTCACCTTCCGCGATGATGGCACTCTAACCCGCCGCAACGGTGGCAACCCCGGCACTTGGAAGCTGAAGTCGAGCGACGATAGCGGCTCTCATTTCGATCTCACGTGGGATGAAGACTGGACGATCGAAGCGACCGTGGCGCCGGACGGCCAGACCTTGGAGGGCAAGAACCCCACGGGCGAAGTGGTGCGGGGCTTGAAGATTCCCCCGGCCACCGTCGCGGGAGGAGAGGACAAATTCATCGGCGCTTGGGCCTTCGACAACGGCCAGGCCATTTACATCTTCAATGCGGACGGCACGGCCGCCACCTTGCGGGACCAAGGAACCTGGAAGCTCGAATCGGACGGGGACGGCCAGCGCACCTATGCCATCAAGTGGGTGAACTGGGCGACCGTTGACCGGCTGATCATGGGTGAGGACACCAACAAGCTCGCGGGCGAGAACACCGAGGGTGGGAAGCTCTCCGGCAAGCGCCTGCTGCCGGAGTGA
- a CDS encoding serine/threonine-protein kinase codes for MSTDSFEAPSLEMLAALLPAYDFEAFIAQGGMGAVYKARQRSLDRDVAIKILPRELGEDPEFRQSFETEAKAMARLNHPNLIGVYDYGDVDGMPYIVMEFVNGKSLFHSAYQMAVDPIQAVTIVKGICDGLAHAHENGVIHRDIKPANILLNEKVTPKIGDFGLARPAGNSTGIVMGTPGYVAPEVLHHPDHADRRSDLFALGVVLYELLIGRCPPYDYQPPASVVCGCDVTLDRICDKAMNRIADLRYQSAEEMSADLDAWMRRATNPAAAAAAPAAPKGRIRRVGAMSGGYRPSKAESSSGGMKGLLGLAAVVAVGAIGWSMFSNGQKAQTAGFQAAAAQVPPAADDKSGSSKPKADKKAKSDDATAKKETNETPMESLGRLREKLASGNREEMPKGATLLGDRYFMVVSRPLSWTAASSFATMHGAQLFMALTPADLRKVSALMPEAESGAEAGLWIGAGMTGADAWMWVDGSPWELSVKPGGEGVYVIVDAQGAPQMRERVDRYPFVIQWRKDGASVPELPDALVNAGENSGKDASGSKDAAEDDALSTEDLPEEIASLDKIAKDYLAKLDEERSKKLAENAKSFTWGIDSWHKDLSKNDQATWNRDVTLLKTLVKENRVPDKIGPDSGVRLSPKMEDLAKRAAAKQKEIDADFDSKAERARTSYAARMADRAKSLAGNPKAAKAAEARVKKAAELKGWVSFVKGEEAGEEEEEVMEASAAIDGAELDLSGRWVWMSADIVIIRPDGSLFNETNKNKGEWKREEPGSDSYQFSWNNGRWVDVVTVSADGNKMNGKNQIGNTITAWRILKGSDPIVDAWQWGNAKAIFRSDSTVSKGNDGGKWTLDSEEGGTRTYTVRWGSGYTDTFTLAKNGDSFKGTNNHGAKISGERIEE; via the coding sequence ATGAGCACCGACTCCTTCGAAGCTCCATCCCTTGAAATGCTCGCGGCCTTGCTTCCGGCCTATGATTTCGAGGCCTTCATCGCGCAAGGCGGCATGGGTGCCGTCTATAAAGCGCGTCAGCGTAGCTTGGACCGCGACGTGGCGATCAAGATCCTGCCGCGCGAACTCGGGGAAGATCCGGAGTTCCGCCAATCCTTCGAGACCGAAGCCAAGGCGATGGCGCGGCTTAACCATCCGAACCTGATCGGCGTGTACGATTACGGTGATGTCGATGGCATGCCTTATATCGTCATGGAGTTCGTGAACGGCAAATCGCTGTTCCACTCCGCTTATCAGATGGCGGTCGATCCGATCCAGGCGGTCACGATCGTGAAGGGCATCTGCGACGGCCTTGCCCACGCGCACGAGAACGGCGTGATCCATCGCGACATCAAGCCGGCGAACATCCTGCTCAACGAGAAGGTGACGCCGAAGATCGGCGACTTCGGTCTGGCGCGTCCTGCGGGAAACAGCACCGGCATCGTGATGGGCACGCCGGGTTATGTGGCACCGGAGGTACTGCATCACCCGGATCATGCCGACCGCCGCTCGGATCTCTTCGCACTTGGCGTGGTGCTCTATGAACTTCTGATCGGGCGCTGCCCGCCGTACGACTATCAACCGCCGGCCTCGGTGGTTTGCGGCTGTGACGTGACGCTCGACCGTATCTGCGACAAGGCGATGAACCGGATCGCGGACCTGCGCTACCAGAGCGCGGAAGAAATGTCCGCGGATCTGGATGCCTGGATGCGCCGCGCCACGAACCCGGCGGCGGCAGCAGCGGCTCCGGCTGCGCCCAAGGGCCGGATCAGGCGCGTGGGTGCGATGAGCGGTGGCTATCGTCCTTCGAAGGCGGAGAGCTCCTCCGGCGGCATGAAAGGTTTGCTCGGTCTGGCGGCTGTGGTGGCGGTCGGGGCCATCGGCTGGTCCATGTTCAGCAACGGTCAGAAGGCGCAGACCGCGGGTTTCCAAGCAGCCGCGGCGCAGGTGCCGCCCGCTGCCGATGATAAGAGCGGCTCGTCCAAACCGAAGGCCGACAAGAAGGCGAAGTCCGACGACGCGACCGCCAAGAAGGAGACCAACGAGACCCCGATGGAATCGCTCGGGCGTCTGCGGGAGAAGCTGGCCAGCGGCAATCGCGAGGAGATGCCCAAGGGAGCGACGCTGCTGGGCGACCGCTATTTCATGGTCGTCTCGCGCCCGCTTAGTTGGACCGCTGCGTCTTCCTTCGCGACGATGCACGGGGCGCAGCTCTTCATGGCTCTCACACCTGCCGACCTTCGCAAGGTGTCGGCCCTGATGCCGGAAGCGGAAAGCGGTGCCGAGGCCGGCTTGTGGATCGGTGCCGGCATGACCGGTGCCGATGCATGGATGTGGGTGGATGGCTCGCCTTGGGAGCTCTCCGTGAAGCCCGGGGGCGAAGGCGTCTATGTCATCGTGGACGCACAGGGTGCGCCGCAGATGCGGGAGCGGGTGGACCGCTATCCCTTCGTGATCCAGTGGCGCAAGGATGGTGCCTCGGTTCCCGAGCTTCCGGATGCGCTGGTGAATGCCGGTGAGAACTCCGGCAAGGACGCATCCGGATCGAAGGACGCGGCGGAAGACGATGCACTTTCCACGGAGGATCTTCCGGAGGAGATCGCCAGCCTCGACAAGATCGCGAAGGACTACCTGGCCAAGCTCGACGAAGAGCGCTCCAAGAAGCTGGCGGAGAACGCCAAGAGCTTCACCTGGGGTATCGACTCCTGGCACAAAGATCTGAGCAAAAACGACCAGGCCACTTGGAACCGGGATGTCACGCTCCTCAAGACGTTGGTGAAGGAGAACCGGGTGCCGGATAAAATCGGTCCCGATAGCGGCGTGCGCCTTTCCCCGAAAATGGAAGATTTGGCCAAGCGTGCCGCAGCGAAACAGAAGGAGATCGATGCCGACTTCGACTCGAAGGCGGAGCGCGCCCGCACCTCTTACGCCGCGCGCATGGCAGACCGAGCGAAGAGTCTTGCCGGGAATCCCAAAGCCGCCAAGGCGGCGGAAGCCCGGGTGAAAAAGGCGGCCGAGCTGAAGGGCTGGGTTTCCTTCGTGAAGGGTGAAGAGGCCGGTGAAGAAGAGGAAGAGGTGATGGAGGCTTCCGCGGCTATCGACGGGGCCGAACTCGACCTGAGCGGACGCTGGGTCTGGATGAGCGCGGATATCGTGATCATCCGGCCGGATGGCTCGCTCTTCAACGAGACCAACAAGAACAAGGGCGAGTGGAAGCGCGAGGAGCCGGGCTCCGACAGCTATCAGTTCTCGTGGAACAACGGTCGCTGGGTGGATGTCGTGACGGTTTCCGCCGATGGCAACAAAATGAACGGCAAGAACCAGATCGGTAACACCATCACGGCTTGGCGCATCCTCAAGGGCAGTGACCCGATCGTGGATGCTTGGCAGTGGGGGAATGCCAAGGCGATCTTCCGCTCGGATTCCACGGTCTCGAAGGGCAACGACGGCGGCAAGTGGACGCTCGATTCCGAAGAAGGCGGCACCCGGACCTATACCGTGCGCTGGGGCTCCGGCTACACCGATACCTTCACGCTGGCCAAGAACGGCGATAGCTTCAAGGGTACCAATAACCACGGCGCCAAGATCTCCGGCGAGCGCATCGAGGAGTGA
- a CDS encoding serine/threonine-protein kinase, with product MSSESSFEAPTLEALNQLLPAYSFDAFIAQGGMGAVYKARQIALDRDVAVKVLPRELGDDPDFRQSFETEAKAMGRLNHPNLIGVYDFGAIDGMLYIVMEYVNGKSLYHSAYNLAVDPEQAAAIVKGICDGLAHAHDNGVIHRDIKPANILLNEKVVPKIGDFGLARPHWAEGPGLIMGTPGYTAPEIYDNPEHCDRRTDIFAVGVILYELLTGQKSEEDSPPPSSVVHCDKRLDAIWRLATDPNPERRYETVDQMAHDLEAWANKLGETTTLRTMQRPPGRMQPVPIAHTAPRRRAPAPVVHRKKKGGTDWALLQHILIGAVVIGALAFLWNKIAEAKREHEKPPAPKEEAQKPGTPPVAPKPGTAPAKPEATPAPAAPPKAEEAPKEEEPAAPPAEESEPASGE from the coding sequence ATGAGTTCCGAGTCGTCCTTTGAAGCCCCAACGCTGGAAGCCCTCAACCAGCTTCTGCCCGCCTATAGTTTCGATGCCTTCATCGCGCAGGGCGGGATGGGAGCGGTGTACAAAGCCCGCCAGATCGCGCTGGACCGCGATGTGGCGGTGAAGGTGCTGCCGCGCGAGCTGGGGGATGATCCCGATTTCCGCCAGTCCTTCGAGACCGAGGCGAAAGCGATGGGCCGCTTGAACCACCCGAACCTGATCGGCGTGTACGACTTCGGCGCGATCGACGGCATGCTCTACATCGTGATGGAGTATGTGAACGGCAAGTCGCTCTACCACTCCGCCTACAATCTGGCGGTGGACCCGGAGCAGGCGGCCGCGATCGTGAAGGGGATTTGCGACGGCTTGGCTCACGCGCATGACAACGGCGTGATCCACCGTGACATCAAGCCGGCGAACATCCTGCTCAACGAGAAGGTGGTGCCGAAGATCGGCGACTTCGGCCTGGCTCGCCCGCACTGGGCGGAAGGCCCGGGCCTGATCATGGGCACACCGGGCTACACCGCGCCGGAGATCTACGACAATCCCGAGCACTGCGACCGCCGCACGGATATCTTCGCGGTGGGCGTGATCCTCTATGAATTGCTGACCGGCCAGAAGTCGGAGGAAGACTCGCCGCCGCCTTCCAGCGTGGTGCATTGCGACAAACGCCTGGACGCGATCTGGAGGCTGGCCACCGATCCGAATCCGGAGCGGCGCTATGAAACCGTGGACCAGATGGCGCACGATCTCGAAGCTTGGGCGAACAAGCTCGGCGAGACGACCACGCTGCGGACCATGCAGCGGCCGCCCGGACGGATGCAGCCGGTGCCGATCGCCCACACCGCGCCGCGCCGTCGTGCACCCGCTCCGGTGGTGCATCGCAAGAAGAAGGGTGGGACCGATTGGGCACTGCTGCAGCATATCCTGATCGGTGCCGTGGTGATCGGGGCGCTGGCCTTCCTCTGGAACAAGATTGCGGAAGCGAAGCGCGAGCACGAGAAGCCCCCGGCTCCGAAGGAAGAGGCGCAGAAGCCCGGTACTCCACCGGTCGCTCCCAAGCCGGGCACCGCGCCCGCCAAGCCGGAAGCGACACCGGCACCTGCCGCTCCCCCGAAAGCTGAAGAAGCACCCAAGGAAGAGGAGCCGGCCGCTCCGCCTGCGGAAGAGTCCGAACCCGCGTCGGGCGAGTGA
- a CDS encoding CPBP family intramembrane glutamic endopeptidase: MPCIEARAAKKADNPYRQILRRRVPEPFLALLLFLMGVWLWDNHFGQQMGYDQDASRMALVKIDRDLRLAESAREFPPWLRKAAGIGDLKETIQTSVQSLAILGTENALDLEGAYALAILDAIRHGNNPVRGPFVDPRLPGPPDPRAIIARVADGEDTWWDRQYLIGFGEQGSPTVALLPRTAEEDSRNRELALRAVVCRGAVWVLAGVGVFFIPRTLRAFGRALRSRPQGYPGRISTNLGLGVFLLAYLAAVGFERLLSGVISGELGGQPIYLEPPVLALLDGGTRFLPALVALGFLYRRGGHVSSRLGLFAKPDLFMIFGTFALLTAIDFGLKEGFAGRMIHDPTGGLSASEAGWWGLVLALVSACLAAPVAEEILYRGVLFRSLANGIRVPAATLFSSAVFAVVHFYEPYGLVSVGIFGAACALCFAASGNLATAIALHMIYNFVIKVPEWIVYHAPL; the protein is encoded by the coding sequence ATGCCGTGCATCGAAGCGCGCGCGGCAAAAAAGGCGGACAACCCCTATCGTCAGATCCTGCGCCGTCGCGTGCCGGAGCCGTTCTTGGCGCTACTCCTGTTCCTGATGGGAGTGTGGCTGTGGGACAACCACTTCGGCCAGCAGATGGGGTACGATCAGGACGCCTCGCGGATGGCGCTGGTGAAGATCGACCGGGACCTGCGCTTGGCGGAATCGGCCCGGGAGTTTCCGCCGTGGCTGCGGAAGGCGGCTGGCATTGGCGATCTGAAGGAGACGATCCAGACCTCGGTGCAGTCCTTGGCGATTCTGGGCACCGAAAACGCTCTGGATCTGGAAGGCGCGTACGCGCTGGCGATCTTGGACGCCATCCGCCATGGCAACAATCCGGTGCGGGGGCCTTTCGTGGACCCGCGCCTGCCGGGTCCCCCGGATCCGCGGGCCATCATCGCGCGGGTGGCGGATGGGGAGGACACTTGGTGGGACCGGCAGTATCTGATCGGCTTCGGCGAGCAAGGGTCACCCACGGTGGCACTGCTTCCGCGGACGGCGGAGGAGGACTCGCGGAATCGAGAGCTCGCCTTGCGCGCGGTGGTGTGCCGCGGGGCGGTCTGGGTGCTGGCGGGTGTCGGCGTGTTTTTTATCCCGCGCACGCTGCGGGCCTTCGGGCGTGCGTTGCGCTCTCGACCGCAGGGCTATCCGGGGCGGATTTCCACGAATCTTGGTCTGGGAGTGTTCCTTTTGGCGTATTTGGCGGCGGTGGGCTTCGAGCGTCTTTTGAGCGGGGTGATCTCCGGGGAACTCGGAGGCCAGCCGATCTACCTCGAGCCACCGGTGCTGGCCCTGCTGGATGGAGGCACGCGATTCCTTCCGGCCTTGGTGGCGCTGGGCTTTTTGTATCGCCGGGGCGGGCATGTGAGCAGCCGGCTGGGGCTTTTCGCGAAGCCGGATCTGTTCATGATCTTCGGCACTTTCGCGCTGCTCACGGCGATCGACTTCGGTCTCAAGGAGGGCTTCGCGGGGCGGATGATCCATGACCCCACGGGCGGGCTGAGTGCGTCCGAGGCAGGCTGGTGGGGTCTCGTGCTTGCTTTGGTATCGGCCTGTCTGGCTGCTCCGGTGGCGGAGGAGATTCTGTATCGCGGGGTGCTATTCCGCTCGCTGGCAAACGGGATCCGGGTTCCGGCCGCAACCTTGTTCTCCTCGGCGGTGTTTGCCGTGGTGCATTTCTACGAGCCCTACGGGCTGGTGTCGGTGGGCATTTTCGGAGCGGCTTGTGCCTTGTGTTTTGCGGCCAGCGGGAATCTCGCCACGGCGATCGCGCTGCATATGATTTACAATTTTGTCATTAAAGTCCCCGAATGGATCGTTTACCACGCGCCGCTGTAG